The proteins below come from a single Necator americanus strain Aroian chromosome V, whole genome shotgun sequence genomic window:
- a CDS encoding hypothetical protein (NECATOR_CHRV.G19856.T2) has translation MAQYAAQLHDAFLVYAHVLNESLTLNKSVRDGRWMLNSTAGVYKGKSLELPLKSVVKGILFSQGALSNVTIAFDGSRVPRFVFYGVGTDNEPEKLILIEMDRRGKDATLSLFYRPEEEQNMVWKGRARPKAVPDCGFTGANCPPSFIQQYQTYVILAACVAMLFIAAVIILIVIAIRAKQKERERLDALWKIPYYELTKSTEKDTTCSFVSGLSATNSKVLNTKKETDKICYFYYGLDALTAYKHSVLIRFDEATNAEFRQMRRIEHDNLNRFVGISLNAGLVYSLWRFCARGTLQEVITKGSLPIDNVFMQSLMSDIVTGLKYIHESPMAVHGRLTSQNCSVDDRWQVKLSYYGMSCIKSVEQKTAEEKLWTAPEILRGDADDLGTKEGDVYSFAIIASELITKRPAWDLDNRMESPEEIVRMVSKPAKNPFRPGLDTGEVADVMSSLINLIQDCWSEAPKYRPTTNEVQKLLKSMQKGKKLNLMDHVMNTLENYASSLEEEVEERMKELVAEKKKSDALLYRMLPKQVADKLKLGESVEPESYEVVTIFFSDVVSFTTLASKCTPMQVVALLNGLYTFFDEMISRQDVYKVETIGDGYLCASGLPNRNGQEHVKAICDLSLELISGLRRFQIPHLPNETLNIRVGINTGASNLFHSTLLRLAQIR, from the exons ATGGCGCAGTATGCTGCTCAACTGCACGATGCTTTTCTCGTCTATGCTCACGTGTTGAACGAGTCGCTCACGTTAAACAAAAGCGTGAGAGATGGAAGATGGATGTTAAACAGTACTGCTGGAGTGTACAAAGGCAAGTCTTTAGAACTCCCCCTTAAATCAGTAGTAAAGGGGATTCTTTTCTCTCAAGGTGCGCTCAGTAATGTTACTATTGCTTTCGATGGTTCAAGGGTGCCTAGATTCGTTTTCTATGGGGTGGGAACTGACAATGAACCGGAGAAGCTGATTCTGATTGAAATGGATAGAAGAGGAAAAGACGCA ACACTGAGTCTCTTTTATCGTCCAGAAGAAGAACAGAACATGGTCTGGAAGGGACGGGCTCGTCCAAAAGCTGTACCTGATTGTGGATTTACAG GAGCAAATTGTCCACCTTCTTTCATCCAACAATATCAGACTTACGTGATTTTGGCTGCTTGTGTGGCTATGTTATTTATTGCCGCTGTTATCATCCTGATTGTAATTGCAATAAG AGCAAAACAAAAGGAACGAGAAAGACTCGATGCCCTTTGGAAGATTCCCTATTACGAGCTTACAAAATCTACGGAAAAA GACACAACATGTTCGTTCGTTTCGGGCTTGTCAGCGACAAATTCGAAAGTACTCAACACAAAGAAGGAAACCGATaagatttgttatttctatTATGGATTGGATGCTTTGACCGCTTACAAACACTCTGTGTTGATTCGATTTGATGAAGCTACGAATGCAGAATTTAGACAA ATGCGCCGAATCGAACACGACAACCTCAATCGTTTCGTTGGCATCTCTCTCAATGCTGGCCTTGTCTATTCGCTCTGGCGATTTTGTGCACGGGGAACATTGCAG GAGGTGATAACTAAAGGATCTCTACCAATAGACAACGTTTTTATGCAGTCCCTGATGAGCGACATAGTAACG GGACTGAAGTATATTCATGAATCTCCCATGGCAGTACACGGACGGCTTACGTCGCAG AACTGTTCCGTTGATGATCGATGGCAAGTGAAACTGTCCTACTATGGCATGTCGTGTATAAAATCGGTTGAGCAGAAAACTGCAGAAG agaagTTATGGACTGCTCCAGAAATCTTGCGCGGGGATGCTGATGATTTGGGAACAAAAGAAGGGGATGTGTACAG CTTTGCTATCATTGCCAGCGAGTTGATAACTAAAAGGCCAGCATGGGATCTGGACAACAGGATGGAGTCCCCGGAGG aaatcgTGCGAATGGTATCAAAACCAGCTAAAAACCCTTTTCGGCCAGGTCTTGATACTGGTGAAGTCGCCGATGTCATGTCCTCATTG ATCAATCTTATACAAGACTGCTGGAGTGAAGCGCCAAAGTATCGTCCAACCACCAATGAAGTCCAGAAGCTGCTAAAATCTATGCAAAAAGGAAA GAAACTAAATCTAATGGATCATGTGATGAACACTCTGGAAAACTATGCAAGTTCATTAGAGGAGGAGGTGGAAGAACGAATGAAGGAACTTGTggccgaaaagaaaaaaagtgacgcATTGCTCTACCGAATGTTGCCGAA GCAAGTTGCTGATAAGCTGAAATTAGGCGAGTCGGTGGAGCCGGAAAGTTACGAAGTAGtgacgattttcttttctgatgtGGTCTCTTTCACAACCCTTGCCAGCAAGTGCACTCCGATGCAG GTTGTCGCACTTCTCAACGGGCTGTATACATTTTTTGATGAGATGATTTCGCGTCAGGACGTCTATAAG GTAGAAACTATAGGCGATGGCTATCTTTGCGCTTCGGGTTTACCCAACAGAAACGGACAGGAGCACGTAAAGGCGATCTGTGATTTGTCATTAGAACTGATTAGTGGTTTGAGAAGGTTTCAAATTCCTCATCTACCGAACGAGACGCTTAATATTCGCGTTGGGATAAATACAGGTGCGAGTAATCTGTTCCACTCAACTCTTCTGCGTTTGGCTCAGATTCGTTAA